ATTGGATGATCGAATCGAATCCGAAGGGGTTCAAGTCGGCTTACCGGACCGTTTTCTTCATGACATGTGGACGCTTTGTAACGAGGCCATTGAACCGATCTCCAATCGCATCTGGCTGGAGGGAAACCTGGATGATCGGAGCTTGACCAAAGCTCAAACAAGGGAGCTCACCTATCAAGCCCTGATCGACATGATCGACTCTCGTTCCAAAGAAGGAAGTTGATCCATGCGTCTCTGGTCCATATGGTCACTGGGGTTCCTCCTGATCCACGTCTGGGGCCCATTCATCGGCACAGGATCGGCCGAACCGGTGAAGCCTCCAGGCAACCATCTTCAAATCACGCTGGTCCCTATCGTGACGGATGGCCTCGAGAATCCGCTTTTCCTTACCCACGCCGGTGATGGATCAGGCCGGCTCTTCATTGTCGAGCAGGCTGGTCGCATTCGGGTATTGGATGGGCGCGCACTATTGTCGGCGCCATTTCTCGATATCACGAACAACGTTCTTTCCGGAGGCGAACGTGGTCTGCTGGGACTCGCGTTCCATCCCGATTATCGGCGAAATGGGAGGTTCTTCGTCAATTATACGAGAAAGCCGGATGGCGCGACGGTGGTATCAGAGTACCGCAGGGGAGCCACTGCAATCTCGGCTTCCCAGGAAGAGCGGATCCTATTGACCGTCGCACAACCCTATGCCAATCACAATGGTGGGATGATAGCCTTTGGACCTGACGGCCACCTGTACATCGGCCTCGGCGATGGGGGATCAAGAGGCGATCCGGAGAACCGCGCACAGAATCCCGCGCACTTACTTGGGAAGATTCTACGCATCGATGTAGATCACGATCTTCCCTATGCTATTCCAACGGACAACCCGTTCGCCCGGGGAGGTGGCCGGCCGGAGATATATGCCCTCGGGTTACGGAACCCCTGGCGATTCTCGTTCGACAGCAAGACCGGCACCCTCTGGGTCGCTGATGTCGGACAGTATAAGTGGGAAGAAATCGATCTTGTCGTCCGCGGTGGAAACTACGGCTGGCGAATGATGGAAGGCACACAGTGTTTTCATCCGTCCACCGATTGCCACACCACCACATTCAGCTTGCCGGTCTCAGAATATTTCCATGACAAAGGCCGCTGTTCGATCACCGGTGGTTATGTATACCGCGGACAGTCCGTTCCGGATCTCGTGGGAACCTATCTTTATGGAGACTTTTGTAGTGGAGAGATTTTTGCCTACCAGACGGGCGACCGGGTGAACGAACCTCGTCAGTTACTGAAGAGCTCGTTACACATTGCGTCATTTGGCGAAGATGCGGCGCAGGAACTCTATGTGCTTGATCACAAAGGCGGAGTGTATCGACTCGCATCCCCATGAGACACGCAGTGTCTCTGTCATGAGACCGAAGTGAAAGAGGAAAGAATGGCACCAAAAGCGTATTGGTTGATGAAGTCGGAGCCCACCACCTTCTCGATCGACGACTTGATACACTCTCCAGGACGGACGACCTGTTGGGATGGAGTCCGCAACTATCAAGCTCGGAATTTCATGCGCAGCATGGCGGTTGGCGACCAAGTCCTGTTCTACCACAGCAACGCTGATCCACCGGCGGTCGTCGGCATCGCGGAGGTCGTCACCACCGCCTATCCAGACCCGACGC
This genomic window from Nitrospira sp. SG-bin1 contains:
- a CDS encoding EVE domain-containing protein: MAPKAYWLMKSEPTTFSIDDLIHSPGRTTCWDGVRNYQARNFMRSMAVGDQVLFYHSNADPPAVVGIAEVVTTAYPDPTQFDKKDKHYDPESKPSQPRWDMVDIKYVRKFARSLTLDDLRQEIQLKGMLLLKKGSRLSVQPVTPQEWKHIVSLAGR